GAAGCTGTCGCCCTTGAGATCCTTGACCGTGCCCCAGAATCCTCCGGCGGTGACCACCTTGTCGCCCTTCCGGATCGAGGCAAGCATCTCCTCGTGCTGCCGTTTCTTTTTCTTTTGCGGACGAAGAATCAGAAAATAAAAGATGACACCGAATAATACCAGAGGCATCAACATGCCCAGAACGCTGCCTTGCTGCTGCACTCAAACCGCCTCCCTTAGGTTGGTTCCCTTCATGGTCGCGAAACGAACAGGGCTTATTGTACCATGCACGGTGGAGAGAAAAAACACTCACGAAAATCTGCCGCAGGAAGCCGCGACTTCAGTCGTGGCTCGCTGACTCCTGCGCCTGTTTGAGATAGAAGAGCAGCTTCTCCAGTTCTACGGAGATATCGACGCTGTAGACAAGCACGTCCTCCGGCGCCACCACCGGCGTGGGGGAAAAGGAGAGTATCCCCTGGATCACCCCGCTTTCCGCGGCCTTGTCCACACAGGACTGCGCCGCATGGCCGGGGACGGTGAGGATCACCACCTCTATCTCCAGTTCCCGGATCCGCTGCGGCATCTCCTCTACATGGTAGCAGGGGATGCCGTGCACCTCGCCGCCCACCTTGCTCTCATCCACATCGAAGAGCGCATGGATATTGAACTTCTCGCTCCGCAGCGAATTGTACCCCAACAGCGCCTCGCCGAGGTGTCCCACCCCGACGAGGCCGATATGCCACACCTGCGGGGAAGCGAGGATCTCCCGTATGTGGGAATACAGCCGGTCCACATGGTAGCCGACGCCCCGCTTCCCGATCTCGCCGAAGTAGGAGAGATCCTTCCGGACCTGGCTCGCCTTGAACGCGAGGATCTCGCCGATATCCTGGGAGGAAACGACCTTGCGCCCCTCTTCGTGCAGTTGCTTCAACAGTCTGTAGTACTGTACCAGTCGTTCTACGGTGGGTTCTGCAATCTTCATTCAGCCGATTCCCCTTCCCCGTACCGCATTCTCGCCTGACTCGGGGACCGGCATTACCCCTTCAATGCCACCGTTTCGATTTCCACCTTCGCGCCCTTGGGGAGCGCCGCTACCTGGATAAAGGACCGCGCCGGGGGAGCATCGGCGAAACGCTTGCCGTACACCTCGTTGACCGCCTGGAAATAGGCGATGTCTGTGGCGAAGATGGTCGTCTTCACTACATTGTTGAAATCCAGCCCCTGGGATTCCAGCAGTGCGGCGATGTTCTCCATGGTTCGCACCGCCTGCTCCTCAACACCCTCACCTACAAGCTCTCCCGTCGCCGGGTCGAGGCCGACCTGCCCGGAGAGAAAGAGCATGTTTCCGGCCCACATCCCCTGACTGTAGGGCCCGATAGCCGCCGGAGCATTGTCTGTGGAGATTGCCTGTTTCATCGTTTGTCCTCCTTTTGCCGACATCCGTCAAAGAGCCCCGGAGGGGCCCCGTCCGATCCTCCTCTACGCCACTGCCGTGCGGTGTTCACCGCATCGTCGCTACCTGCAGCGGATTCGTTTCTTCCCGGCGAAGCCGCCCTGCATGCCGACCTCTTCGGCGATACGGAGCAGCTGGTTGTATTTGGCGACACGATCCATCCGCGCGGGCGCTCCCGTTTTGATCTGCCCCACACCGGTGGCCACGGCGAGATCGCTGATAAAGGCATCGTCGGTCTCACCGGAGCGATGGGAGACGACGGCACCGTAGCCGTTCCAGAGCGCCATCCGGATCACCTCCAGCGTCTCGCTCAAAGAGCCGATCTGATTGAGCTTGATCAGGATGGCGTTGGCGATCCCCTCATCGATCCCCCTGGTAAAACGCCTGGGGTTGGTGACAAAGAGGTCGTCGCCCACAAGCTGCACGTCGTTCCCGAGCCGCTCCGTCAGGGCGGCCCAGCCGTCCCAGTCCTCCTCGGCCATGCCGTCCTCGATGGAAATGAGCGGATAGTCCTCACACAGGCCCGCATAGTAGTCCACAAGCTCCTGGGGCGTCAACGTCGCCCCTTCGCCCTTGAACCGGTAGACACCGTCGCCGTACATCTCGTTGGCGGCGGCGTCTACGGCGAGACCGATCTGATCGCCCGGCGCATAGCCGGCCTTCCCGATGGCCTCCATCAAAAGGTCCAGGGCCTCCCGGG
This genomic stretch from Synergistales bacterium harbors:
- a CDS encoding redox-sensing transcriptional repressor Rex encodes the protein MKIAEPTVERLVQYYRLLKQLHEEGRKVVSSQDIGEILAFKASQVRKDLSYFGEIGKRGVGYHVDRLYSHIREILASPQVWHIGLVGVGHLGEALLGYNSLRSEKFNIHALFDVDESKVGGEVHGIPCYHVEEMPQRIRELEIEVVILTVPGHAAQSCVDKAAESGVIQGILSFSPTPVVAPEDVLVYSVDISVELEKLLFYLKQAQESASHD
- a CDS encoding RidA family protein → MKQAISTDNAPAAIGPYSQGMWAGNMLFLSGQVGLDPATGELVGEGVEEQAVRTMENIAALLESQGLDFNNVVKTTIFATDIAYFQAVNEVYGKRFADAPPARSFIQVAALPKGAKVEIETVALKG
- the eno gene encoding phosphopyruvate hydratase, with amino-acid sequence MGYIVGVHGREILDSRGTPTVEAEVWLDSGIVGRAAVPSGASTGTFEALELRDGGTRYRGKGVEQAVDNINTLISPELLGMDPADQHEVDDTMIELDGTDNKDKLGANAILGVSLATARAAARERELPLWAWLGGLNGGVLPVPLMNVINGGEHANNNVDIQEFMLVPHGAGSFAEALRMGTETYAALKSIVAERGMSTAVGDEGGFAPDLAGSREALDLLMEAIGKAGYAPGDQIGLAVDAAANEMYGDGVYRFKGEGATLTPQELVDYYAGLCEDYPLISIEDGMAEEDWDGWAALTERLGNDVQLVGDDLFVTNPRRFTRGIDEGIANAILIKLNQIGSLSETLEVIRMALWNGYGAVVSHRSGETDDAFISDLAVATGVGQIKTGAPARMDRVAKYNQLLRIAEEVGMQGGFAGKKRIRCR
- the yajC gene encoding preprotein translocase subunit YajC, whose translation is MLMPLVLFGVIFYFLILRPQKKKKRQHEEMLASIRKGDKVVTAGGFWGTVKDLKGDSFIVEIADGIKARVMKASISFKMDSAQEEAMEESSEEETEQESGSGD